In Ureibacillus thermophilus, the genomic stretch CGGCTGACTACTTCTCTGGCTGTACCAATTTCCACAGCAATTTTGTTATGGGTCATTTCAATCCGATTCCCGTCATTTTTTGTATATTTTAAAAGTAACTTTATCAATCTTTCATCAATGCTTTGAAAAATTACTTCATCTATTACTTGAATTACTTCTAAAAAACGATGGCTAATTATTTTATAAATATATTCTTGAAAATTCCGGCTCGTATCCATAAATAATTTAAAATCTTCATTGGGAATGATAATGGCTTCAGCATCTTCTTCAACAATAGCTGTTAATGGATAAGGTTCATTGGAAAAAATACTTGTTATTGTTAAGATACACGTTTCTCCCGCATGTATCCGATAAACGCTCATTTCCTTCCCGTTTTTCCCTATTTTTGAAACCCGTATGCATCCCTTTGCTACAAAAGGAACTCCTGCACAACTGTCTCCCTCATTGAAAATCGTTTCACCCTTGCGAAACTTCTTCTTCACATAATGGATGTTTAATTCATTTACGGATATCTCCTCAAAAAACGGGAATAGTTCCTTATAACTTTTTAATTGTTCCATCTCGCCACTTCCTGTTTGATTATTTTCAAGAAATCCCTATGCTAAAACTATTGTAAAATATACTATACTTCCAGACCGCATCGTTTATCAAAAAAGAGGTGTCTCAAATTGTCTTTAGACGCCCCCTTTGCGGCTTTAGCTAGAGTTTTTCCGCAGATAAATTGCGACGAGGAGGCGCGTTGAATGCGACCACCGCAGGAGCAAAGATTTTTAAAAGAATTTTACCATTAGAAATTGGGCTGTCCTGAAAGCTTAAGACTTTCTGGACAGCCCATATTGACAGTTGACTATATTCTAAAACTATATTAACTCATTTATTGAAAAAAGATTTAAAAACTTGCTCCATCAATGGCAACATTTTGTCTAACTGATTCAAACTGACGTCCATTCCAACTTAAAACATTCTCCACATATCCTAAACTATCTGCATGATATCTGCCGGCAATCTGCTCCATCGTCAATAGCGAATATGTTCCATTGCCTGTTAAACCAATTGGATAAATGCCGCTAATCGGATCTACCCAGCCTTCAATTGGTTCTTTTAATTTACCCATTGGATCATAGATTTCATCCAAATACTCTTTTCCTTTATAACGAATATTCAACAAATAGCGTACATTTGGATTTCTACTTGTCACCGCTACTTCCGCGTGGTCTTCGTATTTCACCTTATATTGCCGTTCTTCATGAAACTTTATTCCATCAAAAATTTTCCCTAACTTGCCGCTTATAAAAGAAAAAACATAAGCATATACAATTGCACCGCTTCCTCCCGATTGAACAGTCACAAGAATATCATCCACCCGATCACCTGTTAAATCCCCCGTCCAAATGGTTGGATTGTATCCTGCTGCATCCTTTAAATGATAGACGGATATTTCATGGGTGAGTCCGTTTTGCACAACAAGGCTCATATTGGTTAAATAAGGGCTATCATCCAGTTTTGTTGCAATGAGGAAAATCCCATCCACTACTCCATCACCTGTAACATCGCTCAATTGATAAGCTGCAATAAAGGGACCATTTGACTGGGAGGCAGGATACGCCATGCCGTTTGCCCATTGATGTTGCCAATATGGAAACATTATGCTCCTCCTATAAAAAGTACTATTACTTATGTTATGTAAAAAGCTACGAATTGGTTCTTTGGAGCATACCAAAAATGGCAGACTTATCAGGCAACATCCCGTTTTCTTTTCAACCATGTCCATAAAATAACCGTCATGATAACAATTCCTAAATAACCCATTATGGCATATACCGTCCCTACAATTGTCGTAAACCCGATGAAACTTGCAAAAAAGGCAGTGAGGGCAGATAATATGGCAAAGGGTTTATAGATTTTAGACTTTGGTGAAACAAAACGAACTACAAAAGAATAGAGCACTCCCACCGATGTGCTATAAATCATCGCAATTAAAGCAACCGCCATCACCATCCCCGCAATAGGATGGATATTCATGGCAATGATTAATGTAGGCATCGGTTTTCCTAGAATGACATTTAAATTTAAAAACAAACTGATATAAACTAAAAAGATTAGTCCGCCAAGAAGCAGTCCTCCAATAACACCGCCCAATCCGGCTTCTTGTTTGCTTTTTGCCGTGCTGCCCATGACCGCTAGCATCGGTAGACCGACCCCCAAATTATAAGAAACATATAAAATAGCCCCCATCCACCAATGTCCATTGGCTGATAGTTCTGCCGCTTTTGCATATTCTGTGATATTTCCATCCATTGCCGAAACTGAGAACATGGCAATGCCAACAATAATGAGGATTAAAAAAGGCACGGCGAAAGCAAGTACAGCCATAATTTTTTCCACGTTGAGCATCAAAGTTACAATGGTCAGACCCATCATCAAAAGCCTACCAATAATGCCGTTTATACCAAAAAACACTTCCAATGCACTGGCGGCCCCTGCAAACATCGCAACAGTAATGCAAAAAGCAAACACTGTAATGAGGCAATCGATGACAGCGCCAATGGTTGGCCCTGCAATAAAAAGCACCACTTCTTTATGAGAAGTTGTTTTTAAAGAATAACCTAAAGTCGCAATATTAGTTCCTAAAAAGGCAAAAAGGATGCTTGCAACGACGACCCCGAAAAGTCCATGCCAACCATAGGAGAGGAAAAAGTGCATAATCTCTTGTCCAGATGCAAAACCTCCTCCAACGGTTAATCCGACAAAGGCTCCCCCTATTTTTAAACTATTCCTCACCATTTCCCCCATTTCTCAAATCAAAACATCAAGATACTCATATAAGATAGGTTTTTGAGGAGACTGTGTATTTTTCAATCGCTTTTCGATTTGGTTCATATCCTATGCCAGCAGTTTGCGGCACTTGAATTGTTCCATTTGTAACAACGACTTCCGGATGAATAATATCTTCTTCAAAATAATGGTTCGACCCTGCCGTATCTCCAGGCATCTCAAAATTGGATAGCGCGGTCAAAGCAATATTGTGGGCACGTCCTATGCCAGCTTCAAGCATTCCGCCGCACCAAACGGGTATGCCTTTTGATTCACAATAGTCATGAATTTTGATTGCTTCTGAAATCCCCCCCACTCGTCCAATTTTGATATTGATGACGCCGCAGCTTTCCAGTTCAATTGCTTTCCGCGCATCTTCCAACGATAGAATGCTTTCATCTAAACAGATTGGCGTTTTCAATTGTTTTTGCAGGATGGAATGGTCAACAATATCATCGTAGGCTAATGGTTGTTCAATCATCATTAAGTCAAACTCGTCTAACTGTTTTAATATATTTAAATCCTTTAACGTATATGCAGAATTAGCATCGGCCATCATTGGCACCTTGGGGAAGGCCTCCCGCAGTTTACGGATGACTTCCACATCCCAGTCTGGTTTAATTTTTACTTTGATTCGTTTATATCCTTCTTCAATATATTTCCCTACTACTTCAATTTGTTTTTCAATCGTGGGTTGAATGCCAAGGCTAATGCCCACATCAATTTCTTCTTTATTTCCTCCAAGAACTTTGGCCAGTGGTTGATTCATTTTTTGTGCATAAATGTCCCAAAGGGCTCCTTCAATTGCTGCTTTGGCCATATTGTTTCGGCGGATGCCTGAAAACCATTTGCTCGCATCATTGGGATGATGGATTTCCTTTTGCGAAAGAATCGGAATCAGGAAATCTTCTAACATATGCCAACAAGTTTTAACCGTTTCTTCTGTATACCATGGCGCCTCAAAAGCAACACATTCCCCAAATCCAACGATGCCTTCTTCTGTCAAAATTTCTAATAATAAAAACGATTTATCTTGAATGGTGCCGAAACTTGTCGTGAAGGAATGTTTCATAGGCATTTTTAAATATCGAACAATCACTTGATTAATTTTCATTGGTGAAGTACCCCTTTTTTATAAGAAAAATAAATCCATTGTTGGTCCAGAATCATAAAAGTATATTTTCCTTTTATATTATAATTATTTATATCCTTCCCCTGAAGATGGTGGTTCTTATATAGTTTTAGCCCTTCTTCATCTTCATGCGGTTTATCATTATAGACTTTTATCTCATAAAAATCTATCAACTTTTTTTTAAATTATAAAAAAATTCAGCTAACTGTCCAATGTTTAAAACTATTAAATGAATAGGATATAAACAAAAGGAGGTGATGGATTTTAATATAAATTGATGAGATGGTTTCACGGGTGTAAACATTGAATAAATCTATAGTCAAGGATACCCATTTCTTACATTGTGAATATGCGCAAATACAGCCTTCTAATCCTCTCCAGAAAAGAACCTGTATTGGCTTCATAGAAACGGAATCTAGATTCCTTCACAATGGAAATGGTTTGGACGGCAAGTGTATCCTTGATTGGAATGCTTTTTTAGGTTGGCTTGATGGTAGATATCATTCAACGTTGTTCCTCCATTGCGCGTTGTAGGTCTCTCCGAAATCGCACTCCCATTAAGTATGCATCCTTTGGACGACGAGTGGTCCGTATGAAATTTTCTTCCGCATATTCCATTATCTCTTGAGGATGGTTTATCACCATCCTTTTTTTATTAGATTTCTATTTCTTGACGGACTCCCTGCCTTAGGGGTTAAATAGGAATAGACCTTTTCGACATACCGTCTTTTTTATTCTACAAAAATTAAACAATTTCTCTTAAAGGAGATTTTTATGAAATCTAAATCACAAAAACTCTCTTTGGCATTACTCCTCAGCAATATATTCATCATTTTTGTAGGCATTAGTTTAGTCCTTCCTGTCTTGCCTTCATTGATGAATGAATTATCTATAAGCGGGACAATCGCAGGGAACATGGTTGCCACCTTTGCTTTGGCGCAGCTGATTGCTTCCCCTTTCACAGGAAAATGGACCGATAAGTATGGACGGAAAATCATGATTATTATCGGTCTTTTTTTATTTAGTTTTTCAGAGCTTTTATTCGGGATTGGGAAAAGCCTTGAAATGCTTTTTCTTTCAAGAATTTTAGGGGGAGTTAGCGGCGCTTGCATCATGCCTGCCATTACGGCATTCATTGCCGACATTACATCAGAAAACGAGCGTCCAAAAGCCCTTGGATATATGTCCGCAGCAATTAACACCGGATTTATTGTAGGACCGGGGATTGGCGGATTTTTAGCGGAATTTGGAATTCGTGTGCCCTTTTTTGCGGCAAGCATTTTAGGCGCAATCGTAGCCATTGCCTCCATCTTCCTATTGAAAGAACCGGAACGCATGGAACAACCGGATAGCAAGAAAGGACAAAAAATCGGCTGGAAACGAATTTTCATGCCGATGTATTTCATTTCTTTCGTTATTATTTTTCTTTCGACTTTTAGTTTGACTTCTTTTGAATCGTTGTTCAGCTTATTTATCGATCATAAATTCGGATTTACACCGCGGGATATTGCCATTATCATTACAGGCAGCGGAACGGTTGGAGCAATAGCACAAATCTTGTTGTTTGATCGGCTTACGAAACGATTGGGCGAAATTATGGTTGTCCGTTTAAGCTTAATCTTTTCTGCTCTATTAGTTTTCGTGATGACCATTGTAAGTTCTTATTGGTCCATTTTGTTGATATGCTGCATCGTATTCGTTGGATTTGATTTAGTTCGCCCCGGGATTACATCTTACCTTTCAAAAATTGCTGGAAATGAACAAGGATTCGTCGGCGGCATGAACTCCATGTTTACAAGCATCGGAAATATTTTTGGACCTATTATCGGAGGCATTTTGTTTGATATCAATCTAAATTTCCCTTTCTATTTCGCAACGATTATGTTAATTTTCTGCATTGCCATTGCAATGTTTTGGAAAGAACCTAACCCATCAACCCTATAAAAAAGGTGATTCAGATTCAAAGGCTGAACTGAATCACCTTTTATTTTATTATTCTTTTTTCCTTGTAGCGATTGTCTTCGCTTTATGGGTTAACCCCATTACAGCCGGCATAAATGATGGAAGCATCACTAAACTTAACATGACTAAACCAACTACTACAATTACCGCTATTTGAATTAATGAAACAATTCCTGATGGCAACAGCGCCGCAAATGTGCCGCCTAAAATTAAGGCAGCAGATATGACAACTCCTCCAATTTGCTTTTCCGCATCAATGATGGCTTCATACCCTTGATCTATATTTTCTAAGTATCGCATCATGAGGAAAATGCTATAGTCTACACCAAGAGTGATGATCATAATGAAGCTGAAGAATGGCACATTCCAACCGAACATACTTTGATTAATTGTATATTCACTGATGATTTCGGATGCTCCTAAAGCTGTGAAATAAGCAATAATAAGGGATGCCATGATTAACAATGTTTGCCAGAAAGATTTTGTAATGATTAATAGAACTATGGCAATACCAGCCAGCATAATAGAAATGGTTCTTGCAAAGTCACCGGATGATACATTTCGCAAATCCACGTTTTGCGCAGATTTTCCTCCCAATGCTACTTGTGCATCACTAAAGCTTAAACCTTTTACCGTTCCTTTTACTTGTTCATCGATTTTTTCAATGATGGACATCGCTTCTTGTGAGTACGGATTAACATCTAAAATAATATTGATTTTCGCTATTTTGCGATCTTCTGACATATACATATCTAAACTTTCTTTAAATTCTTCCCCATCCAGCACTTCTTGAGGAATATAAAAGACTTCATCGGATGTAGATGTCAA encodes the following:
- a CDS encoding Crp/Fnr family transcriptional regulator; translated protein: MEQLKSYKELFPFFEEISVNELNIHYVKKKFRKGETIFNEGDSCAGVPFVAKGCIRVSKIGKNGKEMSVYRIHAGETCILTITSIFSNEPYPLTAIVEEDAEAIIIPNEDFKLFMDTSRNFQEYIYKIISHRFLEVIQVIDEVIFQSIDERLIKLLLKYTKNDGNRIEMTHNKIAVEIGTAREVVSRLLKDMEKKGWIRLARGKIFVIKRDELEQFIKE
- a CDS encoding VCBS repeat-containing protein, which gives rise to MFPYWQHQWANGMAYPASQSNGPFIAAYQLSDVTGDGVVDGIFLIATKLDDSPYLTNMSLVVQNGLTHEISVYHLKDAAGYNPTIWTGDLTGDRVDDILVTVQSGGSGAIVYAYVFSFISGKLGKIFDGIKFHEERQYKVKYEDHAEVAVTSRNPNVRYLLNIRYKGKEYLDEIYDPMGKLKEPIEGWVDPISGIYPIGLTGNGTYSLLTMEQIAGRYHADSLGYVENVLSWNGRQFESVRQNVAIDGASF
- a CDS encoding YkvI family membrane protein, producing MRNSLKIGGAFVGLTVGGGFASGQEIMHFFLSYGWHGLFGVVVASILFAFLGTNIATLGYSLKTTSHKEVVLFIAGPTIGAVIDCLITVFAFCITVAMFAGAASALEVFFGINGIIGRLLMMGLTIVTLMLNVEKIMAVLAFAVPFLILIIVGIAMFSVSAMDGNITEYAKAAELSANGHWWMGAILYVSYNLGVGLPMLAVMGSTAKSKQEAGLGGVIGGLLLGGLIFLVYISLFLNLNVILGKPMPTLIIAMNIHPIAGMVMAVALIAMIYSTSVGVLYSFVVRFVSPKSKIYKPFAILSALTAFFASFIGFTTIVGTVYAIMGYLGIVIMTVILWTWLKRKRDVA
- the menC gene encoding o-succinylbenzoate synthase gives rise to the protein MKINQVIVRYLKMPMKHSFTTSFGTIQDKSFLLLEILTEEGIVGFGECVAFEAPWYTEETVKTCWHMLEDFLIPILSQKEIHHPNDASKWFSGIRRNNMAKAAIEGALWDIYAQKMNQPLAKVLGGNKEEIDVGISLGIQPTIEKQIEVVGKYIEEGYKRIKVKIKPDWDVEVIRKLREAFPKVPMMADANSAYTLKDLNILKQLDEFDLMMIEQPLAYDDIVDHSILQKQLKTPICLDESILSLEDARKAIELESCGVINIKIGRVGGISEAIKIHDYCESKGIPVWCGGMLEAGIGRAHNIALTALSNFEMPGDTAGSNHYFEEDIIHPEVVVTNGTIQVPQTAGIGYEPNRKAIEKYTVSSKTYLI
- a CDS encoding MFS transporter; translated protein: MKSKSQKLSLALLLSNIFIIFVGISLVLPVLPSLMNELSISGTIAGNMVATFALAQLIASPFTGKWTDKYGRKIMIIIGLFLFSFSELLFGIGKSLEMLFLSRILGGVSGACIMPAITAFIADITSENERPKALGYMSAAINTGFIVGPGIGGFLAEFGIRVPFFAASILGAIVAIASIFLLKEPERMEQPDSKKGQKIGWKRIFMPMYFISFVIIFLSTFSLTSFESLFSLFIDHKFGFTPRDIAIIITGSGTVGAIAQILLFDRLTKRLGEIMVVRLSLIFSALLVFVMTIVSSYWSILLICCIVFVGFDLVRPGITSYLSKIAGNEQGFVGGMNSMFTSIGNIFGPIIGGILFDINLNFPFYFATIMLIFCIAIAMFWKEPNPSTL